One window from the genome of Anaerococcus sp. Marseille-Q7828 encodes:
- a CDS encoding CD1107 family mobile element protein: protein MNKSIKRGVAIALLLFTFTVPATTFAMTNEGQIESQNESIYEPQKEEFEKMLKDDVFTPSKEEIPYQDVPRIPGNTSEANKPSNNPPKKTPLVKGGNTKAVNSLATQENKARGSVIENVDRNGKDITPSGDTEKDKENPVDVRQFLTFQTKSGKTMHLIVDHSSNQDNVRLLTEVGEQDLLNMIESEDKNTIKVEEPKKEEVKKEEPKTVPVKEEKKSGIGSFLIVILVIGGVVGAGYYFKVVKAKEDKMLEDFEEDDEDYISESEDESDNDESHEESTEDEDDELL from the coding sequence ATGAATAAGAGCATTAAACGAGGAGTAGCCATAGCGTTACTCCTTTTTACATTTACAGTACCAGCAACTACATTTGCGATGACAAATGAAGGACAGATTGAAAGTCAAAACGAATCAATCTATGAACCACAAAAAGAAGAATTTGAAAAAATGTTGAAAGATGATGTTTTTACACCATCAAAAGAAGAAATTCCTTATCAAGATGTTCCAAGAATACCAGGAAATACAAGTGAAGCAAACAAGCCTTCAAATAATCCTCCTAAGAAAACACCACTTGTAAAAGGTGGTAATACTAAGGCAGTAAATAGTCTAGCAACACAAGAAAATAAGGCAAGAGGTTCAGTAATTGAAAATGTAGATAGGAATGGAAAAGATATTACACCAAGTGGAGATACAGAAAAAGATAAAGAAAATCCAGTAGATGTAAGACAATTTTTAACATTTCAAACTAAAAGTGGAAAAACTATGCACCTAATAGTGGATCACTCATCAAATCAAGATAATGTAAGGCTATTGACAGAGGTAGGAGAACAAGACCTACTTAATATGATTGAATCAGAAGATAAAAATACTATAAAGGTTGAAGAGCCTAAGAAAGAAGAAGTAAAAAAAGAAGAACCTAAGACTGTTCCAGTAAAAGAAGAAAAGAAAAGCGGAATAGGTTCATTTCTAATTGTTATACTTGTAATTGGAGGAGTAGTAGGAGCAGGATACTATTTTAAGGTAGTCAAAGCTAAGGAAGATAAAATGTTGGAAGACTTTGAAGAAGATGATGAGGATTATATTAGTGAGTCAGAAGATGAATCTGACAATGATGAAAGTCATGAAGAATCAACAGAAGATGAAGATGATGAACTATTATAA
- a CDS encoding DUF6088 family protein — MNSYLDQIKNRINDFDSRKVFINNDFLDIAGNETVRRTLNQLVSENKIKRVINGFYYNPIYSELIGEYEAVSIHELAIAIARKYNWNIAPYNSTALNLLGLSTQVPTHYKYISSGRYKEYKIGDTILEFKKVNPGEIANMSLKTATVIQAIKSLGKENITSEVIQKIRENLSEKERIDLMNESKSVPAWIYEVIREICEGKNE; from the coding sequence ATGAATTCCTATTTAGATCAAATAAAAAATAGAATTAATGATTTTGATAGCAGAAAAGTTTTTATAAACAATGATTTCTTAGATATAGCAGGAAATGAAACTGTTCGTAGAACTTTAAATCAACTAGTTAGTGAAAATAAAATAAAAAGAGTAATTAATGGATTCTATTATAATCCAATATACAGTGAATTAATTGGAGAGTACGAGGCAGTATCGATTCACGAATTAGCAATTGCTATAGCAAGAAAATACAATTGGAATATTGCACCATATAATAGCACAGCCTTAAACTTATTAGGACTTTCAACACAAGTACCAACACATTATAAATATATATCTAGTGGAAGATATAAGGAATATAAAATTGGAGATACCATTTTAGAATTTAAAAAAGTAAATCCAGGAGAAATTGCCAATATGTCCTTAAAGACTGCAACAGTTATTCAAGCAATTAAGTCTTTAGGTAAAGAAAATATAACTAGCGAAGTTATACAAAAGATAAGAGAAAACTTAAGTGAAAAAGAAAGAATAGACTTAATGAACGAATCAAAATCAGTGCCAGCATGGATATATGAAGTAATAAGGGAAATTTGTGAGGGCAAAAATGAATAA
- a CDS encoding nucleotidyl transferase AbiEii/AbiGii toxin family protein: MNKFYIENKEDLRVLMVNTARKRNISEAVIEKDYWVTFILDYLFNENKWREYFTFKGGTSLSKCFGLIERFSEDIDLILDWRVLGYEEKEPWLERSNTKQDKFNKAVNEKTEEFLREEFLKVLEEDLNDMDFEFCVDSLDPQTILCKYPKIFESNYLTQNIRLEIGSLAAWTPAIDVEVLPIIGEAYPNVFKEKTNIRTVSSERTFWEKATILHHEANRPESSPMPHRYARHFYDLYKIAKSDYKNKALEDKELLKKVTEFKMKFYPRKWARYEDALNGRLKLVPREFRFSEIEKDYKAMSEMIYGEYPNFEEIIKVLQELEKEINK, from the coding sequence ATGAATAAGTTTTATATAGAAAACAAAGAAGACTTAAGAGTTTTAATGGTAAATACAGCTAGAAAGAGAAATATATCTGAGGCAGTTATTGAAAAGGACTATTGGGTTACTTTTATCTTAGATTATCTATTTAATGAAAACAAATGGAGGGAATATTTTACCTTTAAAGGAGGAACATCACTTTCAAAATGCTTTGGACTCATTGAAAGATTTTCTGAAGATATAGATCTAATCTTAGACTGGCGAGTATTAGGCTATGAAGAAAAAGAACCATGGTTAGAAAGGTCAAATACCAAGCAAGATAAATTCAACAAAGCAGTTAATGAAAAGACAGAAGAATTTTTAAGAGAAGAATTTTTAAAAGTTTTAGAAGAAGATTTAAATGATATGGACTTTGAATTTTGTGTTGATAGTCTCGATCCACAAACAATTCTATGTAAATATCCTAAAATCTTTGAATCTAATTATTTGACACAAAATATAAGGCTTGAAATAGGAAGCCTTGCAGCATGGACACCTGCAATTGATGTTGAAGTTTTGCCGATAATTGGCGAAGCATATCCAAATGTATTTAAAGAAAAAACTAATATAAGAACAGTATCATCAGAGAGAACTTTTTGGGAAAAGGCAACTATACTTCATCACGAAGCGAATAGACCTGAATCTTCTCCTATGCCACATAGGTATGCAAGGCACTTTTATGACTTATATAAAATAGCAAAATCAGATTATAAAAACAAAGCCTTAGAGGATAAAGAGTTATTAAAAAAAGTGACTGAATTTAAAATGAAATTCTACCCTAGAAAGTGGGCAAGGTATGAAGATGCATTAAATGGTAGATTGAAGTTAGTCCCAAGAGAGTTTCGATTTTCTGAAATAGAAAAAGATTATAAGGCTATGTCAGAAATGATATATGGAGAATATCCAAACTTTGAAGAGATTATAAAAGTTCTTCAAGAACTAGAAAAAGAAATTAATAAGTAA